The following are encoded together in the Carassius carassius unplaced genomic scaffold, fCarCar2.1 SCAFFOLD_94, whole genome shotgun sequence genome:
- the LOC132134501 gene encoding uncharacterized protein LOC132134501 produces MEALNQQYGQPHQLALQRIAELMDGPNISQGDERAFRMFALKVRSVVSMLQQLGNKGYMELECGSHVSRLLCKLPHDLQTSFRRSVHPQQVPIPTLLDLSAWLEFELQVQEDSTRFYPSMSRPIPIHKRGHQRDTRQPMKATSIFLGTETDSSDMPGKASDPKPRDRKMFCPYCDAQDHYLNGCASFQRLNRDQKVHWIQSHKRCWRCGRTHQAAQCNLKTPYKSCNRRHLYILHEVNDRFFVKTPETPKVGPSENCLVNMTTETLYLDRPTNSRRVLLKIFKVLLRNGNQCLETYTLLVDESERTILFHSAAQQLGLAGRPEKLVLHTVRQDLHILDGASVAFRVSPASQPKTSFRIRQAFTAETLGLAEHTYPVDELQRKYWHLQGLQLPPVESVQPLLLIGSDYPPLITPVEPVRLGPPNGPAAIKTRLGWTLQGPTQEIKHCLASQQCLFMATSSSYTNLYRQAEKLWQLDVLPYRSEKLITRSKQIKMPFHCSRPRLLEF; encoded by the coding sequence ATGGAGGCACTTAACCAACAGTACGGACAGCCTCACCAGTTGGCCCTTCAGAGAATAGCCGAGCTTATGGATGGTCCAAACATCAGCCAAGGGGACGAGAGAGCCTTCCGAATGTTTGCACTGAAAGTTCGTTCTGTAGTTAGTATGCTTCAGCAGCTGGGGAATAAAGGCTACATGGAGTTAGAGTGCGGTTCCCATGTATCAAGACTGTTGTGTAAGCTTCCACATGATCTGCAGACTAGTTTTAGACGGTCGGTCCATCCCCAACAAGTTCCCATCCCTACCTTGCTCGATCTCTCAGCATGGTTAGAATTCGAGCTGCAAGTTCAAGAAGACAGTACCAGATTCTATCCTTCAATGAGTAGGCCAATACCCATACACAAGAGGGGACACCAGAGAGACACAAGACAGCCAATGAAGGCCACAAGTATCTTTCTCGGTACAGAGACAGACAGCAGTGACATGCCAGGTAAAGCTTCCGACCCTAAGCCCAGAGACAGGAAGATGTTCTGCCCATATTGTGATGCTCAAGACCACTACTTGAATGGGTGTGCCAGTTTCCAAAGACTTAACAGAGATCAGAAAGTGCATTGGATACAATCGCACAAGAGATGTTGGCGGTGTGGACGAACCCATCAAGCCGCACAGTGTAACCTTAAGACACCCTACAAAAGTTGTAATCGCCGCCATCTGTACATCCTCCATGAGGTTAACGATCGATTCTTTGTGAAAACACCTGAGACACCTAAGGTTGGACCTTCAGAGAATTGCTTGGTGAACATGACTACAGAGACACTGTATCTTGATCGGCCCACCAACAGTCGACGTGTCTTACTAAAGATCTTTAAAGTACTCCTCAGAAATGGCAATCAGTGCTTAGAGACGTACACTCTCTTGGTTGACGAGTCAGAACGCACCATCCTCTTTCATTCAGCGGCACAACAGCTAGGATTGGCTGGTCGACCCGAAAAGCTTGTTCTACATACAGTCAGACAAGACCTTCACATCCTGGATGGTGCTTCAGTAGCCTTCAGAGTGTCACCAGCTTCCCAACCCAAGACTTCATTTAGGATTCGTCAAGCCTTTACAGCTGAGACATTGGGATTAGCTGAGCATACATATCCAGTAGATGAGTTACAACGCAAGTATTGGCACCTACAAGGTCTACAGTTGCCACCTGTTGAATCGGTCCAACCGCTCCTCCTTATAGGGTCAGATTACCCGCCCCTCATAACTCCAGTAGAGCCAGTTCGTCTAGGCCCACCTAACGGTCCTGCCGCTATCAAGACCAGATTAGGCTGGACCCTGCAAGGTCCCACTCAAGAAATCAAGCATTGCCTTGCCAGCCAGCAGTGTCTCTTTATGGCTACTTCAAGTTCGTATACCAACCTGTACCGACAAGCTGAGAAATTGTGGCAACTAGATGTGCTCCCGTACCGCAGTGAGAAGCTCATTACCCGCTCTAAGCAAATCAAGATGCCCTTTCACTGTTCGAGGCCAAGACTACTAGAGTTCTAG